One genomic window of Coregonus clupeaformis isolate EN_2021a chromosome 12, ASM2061545v1, whole genome shotgun sequence includes the following:
- the LOC121578782 gene encoding olfactory receptor class A-like protein 4: MPELRDLEPVGVGLRVTTSPTQTVFYIILVLLGIVGNATVVGVIGDSVFKDPSRGHNSDIILINMALSNLLVSVLRNVLLVISDLGMELNSSRDWCHVLMGVWVWLRSVNVWSTLFLSAFHFQTLRRVAPLPGTVHGPHRPPKTLLISLGLIWSLNLIYAIPAHIYSTNGNKNSTETLMVVSSTTRPLLGCVWNFPSSYDGLAYATTSMVIHEILPIILMAITNLGSLYTLYTHGRTRNPAHMTQDAPVIKRVPAERRAAKVILALIVLFIASWGTSIISINYFNYNRGSSAGFLLVIARFANTIFIAISPIVLAVGHRRLRAVIKSFLTH; this comes from the exons ATGCCGGAGTTGAGAGACTTGGAGCCGGTGGGGGTGGGTCTCCGTGTCACCACGTCTCCCACCCAGACCGTATTCTATATCATCTTGGTCCTGCTGGGCATTGTGGGTAACGCCACGGTGGTTGGCGTGATCGGGGACAGCGTGTTCAAAGACCCCAGTAGAGGACATAACTCAGACATCATCCTGATAAACATGGCCCTCTCTAACCTGCTGGTGTCTGTCCTGAGGAACGTCCTGCTGGTCATCTCTGACCTGGGGATGGAG ctgAACTCTTCCAGAGACTGGTGTCATGTCCTGATGGGGGTGTGGGTGTGGCTTCGCTCAGTCAACGTGTGGTCAACACTCTTCCTCAGCGCGTTCCACTTCCAGACACTGAGGCGTGTGGCCCCTCTCCCAGGGACTGTTCACGGGCCCCACAGACCCCCCAAGACCCTCCTGATTAGCCTGGGCCTCATCTGGTCCCTCAACCTGATCTATGCTATACCTGCACATATCTACTCTACCAACGGGAACAAGAACAGCACAGAG ACCCTGATGGTGGTCAGCAGCACCACGCGCCCCCTGCTGGGCTGTGTGTGGAACTTCCCCTCCAGCTACGACGGCCTGGCCTACGCCACCACCTCCATGGTGATCCACGAGATCCTGCCTATCATCCTGATGGCCATCACCAACCTGGGCTCCCTCTACACGCTCTACACCCACGGCAGGACCCGCAACCCCGCACACATGACCCAGGACGCGCCCGTCATCAAGAGGGTACCGGCTGAGAGACGGGCTGCCAAg gTGATTCTAGCCCTCATCGTGCTCTTCATTGCGTCATGGGGAACCAGCATCATCTCTATAAACTACTTCAACTACAACCGAGGTTCGTCAGCCGGGTTCCTCCTGGTTATAGCTCGCTTTGCTAACACCATCTTCATCGCCATTTCGCCCATTGTGCTGGCAGTGGGTCACCGGCGGCTGCGTGCTGTCATTAAGTCTTTTCTTACTCACTGA